From a region of the Bradyrhizobium diazoefficiens genome:
- a CDS encoding ABC transporter ATP-binding protein, whose protein sequence is MERAYAIENISFDLMRGQILCIIGESGSGKSVTANAIMGLLPKVIRVTSGAIHLNGTNIVGLAPEKLRSLRGRVVSMIFQDPLSALNPLMTVGAQIEEAMAAHDVGTPASRRSRVIDLLIEVGLPDPQLMYHQYPFRLSGGQRQRVMIAMALALEPAILIADEPTTALDVTTQAQILKLIRDIQRRKGMSVMFITHDFGVVAEIADHVVVMEKGHCVEQGSAAQVLKSPGHLYTRRLIAAVPHLTGKDRVPSEAGARASILKVERLAKTYRSGSALFRTQRIVPAVNGVSFDLTSGRTLGIVGESGSGKSSLGRLLIKLMECDGGSILFEGRDIAGLSEAEFRPLRPMIQMIFQDPFASLNPRSTVGHILAVGPVAHGMPYSEACGRARELLSHVGLDAGAFERFPHEFSGGQRQRVGIARALMFKPKLLIADEAVSALDVSIQAQILKLLDQIQRETGVSMIFITHDLRVASQICDEIAVMHRGQIVERGPPSQIFLDPKSTYTRELVAAIPGEQPRTMPEHAEYSGQHNGGATL, encoded by the coding sequence ATGGAGCGGGCCTACGCCATCGAGAACATCTCCTTTGATCTGATGCGCGGCCAAATTCTCTGCATCATCGGGGAATCTGGATCGGGCAAGTCGGTCACCGCCAATGCGATCATGGGGCTTCTGCCGAAGGTGATCAGGGTCACCTCGGGGGCGATCCACCTGAATGGGACGAACATCGTAGGCCTCGCGCCTGAGAAGCTCCGCAGCCTACGCGGCCGGGTCGTCTCGATGATCTTTCAAGATCCTCTCTCGGCGCTCAACCCGCTGATGACCGTGGGCGCGCAGATCGAGGAGGCGATGGCCGCGCACGACGTCGGTACGCCGGCCTCCCGTCGCAGCCGAGTCATAGACTTGTTGATTGAAGTGGGGCTCCCTGATCCGCAGCTCATGTATCACCAATATCCCTTCCGGCTTTCGGGCGGGCAGCGGCAGCGGGTGATGATCGCCATGGCTCTGGCCCTCGAACCTGCGATCCTGATCGCGGACGAGCCGACCACCGCACTCGACGTGACGACCCAGGCGCAGATCCTCAAATTGATCCGCGACATTCAGCGCCGCAAGGGCATGAGCGTCATGTTCATCACCCATGATTTCGGCGTCGTCGCGGAGATTGCCGACCATGTTGTGGTGATGGAGAAGGGCCATTGCGTGGAGCAGGGCAGTGCCGCGCAGGTGCTGAAGTCGCCCGGTCATCTCTATACGCGCCGTCTGATCGCAGCGGTGCCCCACCTGACCGGCAAGGACCGCGTTCCCTCGGAAGCCGGGGCGCGAGCGTCGATCCTGAAGGTCGAACGCCTGGCAAAGACTTATCGCAGCGGCAGCGCGCTTTTCCGTACGCAGCGCATCGTGCCCGCGGTCAATGGGGTCAGCTTCGACCTCACGTCGGGTCGCACGCTCGGCATCGTCGGGGAAAGCGGTTCGGGAAAGTCGTCGCTCGGTCGACTGCTGATCAAGCTCATGGAGTGCGACGGCGGCTCGATCCTGTTCGAAGGCCGCGACATCGCCGGACTTTCCGAAGCCGAGTTTCGGCCGCTACGGCCGATGATCCAGATGATCTTTCAGGATCCTTTCGCATCGCTCAATCCGCGATCGACGGTCGGGCACATTCTCGCGGTCGGCCCGGTGGCGCACGGAATGCCTTACAGCGAAGCTTGCGGGCGGGCCCGGGAGCTTCTGTCCCATGTCGGCCTGGATGCAGGCGCCTTTGAGCGCTTTCCGCACGAGTTCTCCGGCGGGCAGCGCCAGCGCGTCGGCATCGCGCGGGCGCTGATGTTCAAGCCAAAATTGCTGATTGCCGACGAAGCGGTCTCAGCCCTCGACGTATCGATCCAGGCCCAGATCTTAAAGCTGCTCGACCAGATCCAGCGGGAGACCGGCGTCTCGATGATCTTCATCACGCATGATCTGCGCGTCGCAAGCCAAATCTGCGACGAAATCGCCGTCATGCATCGCGGGCAGATCGTGGAACGCGGCCCGCCGTCCCAGATATTCCTCGATCCGAAATCCACCTACACGCGAGAACTGGTGGCAGCGATCCCGGGCGAGCAACCCCGGACCATGCCCGAACATGCAGAGTACAGCGGACAGCACAACGGAGGAGCTACGTTATGA
- a CDS encoding FAD-binding oxidoreductase, translating into MSPPLLHIESSPSLPREADVVVIGGGVVGVFTSYYLARRGLKVALLEKGRVAAEQSSRNWGWCRQQNRDARELPLATKSLELWERVAQETGEDTGFRRCGLLYLSNDENELAGWAKWRDFARTVGVTTHMLSSEEASGRGKATGRKWKGGVFSPTDGTADTSKAVPIAARAIMAAGGTVHQHCAARGIELSAGRISGVVTEAGTIRTKTVVMAGGAWASSFCNQLGIRFPQASVRQSILAVAPGAAGLPDALHTAQLSLTRRGNGGYTLAISGRARVDPTPQQVRFGREFLPMFARRWRSLSPGAFEGMRQGHESLAKWRLDEVTPMELNRTLNPRPDMMQIRLTHRRACKLVPELRHLAISNVWAGYIDSTPDGIPAIGEVESIPGFILAAGFSGHGFGIGPGTGHMIADIITGRAPIIDPRPYRPERLRMSAWGKVSEF; encoded by the coding sequence ATGAGCCCGCCGCTCCTGCATATCGAATCCAGTCCATCCCTTCCTCGTGAAGCGGACGTCGTCGTCATCGGCGGCGGCGTCGTAGGCGTGTTCACAAGCTACTATCTCGCGCGTCGCGGCCTCAAGGTTGCCTTGCTCGAGAAGGGCCGCGTCGCCGCCGAGCAGTCCAGCCGCAACTGGGGATGGTGCCGCCAACAGAACCGCGACGCACGCGAGCTGCCGCTTGCGACCAAGAGCCTCGAGCTCTGGGAACGAGTTGCCCAGGAAACCGGTGAAGACACGGGTTTTCGCCGTTGCGGCCTGTTGTATTTGTCGAACGACGAGAATGAGCTGGCAGGCTGGGCCAAGTGGCGAGACTTCGCCAGGACCGTTGGCGTCACGACGCATATGTTGAGCTCGGAAGAGGCGAGCGGCCGGGGCAAGGCAACGGGCCGCAAGTGGAAGGGCGGCGTCTTCTCGCCGACAGACGGGACGGCGGACACTTCAAAGGCCGTCCCCATCGCCGCGCGTGCGATCATGGCGGCGGGCGGCACGGTGCACCAGCATTGCGCGGCGCGCGGCATCGAGCTCAGTGCCGGCCGGATCAGCGGCGTGGTGACCGAGGCCGGCACGATCCGGACGAAGACGGTCGTCATGGCAGGAGGCGCATGGGCATCTTCGTTCTGCAACCAGCTCGGAATTCGTTTCCCTCAGGCATCGGTGCGCCAATCCATTCTCGCCGTCGCTCCTGGCGCAGCCGGCCTGCCTGATGCCCTGCACACTGCGCAGCTGTCGCTCACACGGCGTGGCAACGGCGGATACACGCTGGCCATCAGCGGACGCGCGCGAGTCGATCCGACCCCGCAGCAAGTCAGGTTCGGCCGCGAATTCCTCCCCATGTTCGCCCGCCGCTGGCGAAGCCTCAGCCCCGGGGCCTTCGAGGGCATGCGGCAAGGCCACGAATCCCTGGCGAAATGGAGGCTGGACGAGGTGACCCCGATGGAGCTGAACCGCACGCTCAATCCCCGCCCCGACATGATGCAGATTCGGCTGACGCATCGACGCGCGTGCAAGCTGGTCCCGGAGCTGCGGCACCTCGCCATCTCAAACGTCTGGGCCGGCTACATCGACAGCACGCCGGACGGCATTCCGGCAATCGGCGAAGTTGAGTCCATTCCAGGCTTCATCCTAGCGGCGGGGTTCAGTGGCCATGGCTTCGGGATCGGGCCCGGCACCGGGCACATGATCGCCGACATCATCACCGGTCGTGCGCCGATCATCGACCCGCGCCCCTACAGGCCGGAGCGGCTGAGAATGAGCGCCTGGGGCAAGGTCAGCGAGTTCTGA
- a CDS encoding Lrp/AsnC family transcriptional regulator has translation MKLDKIDIRILCELQKNGRISNVELAELINLSPSPCLMRVKRLQTEGFITGYSAQIDVAKLGQTLTVFAEITLKNHRQIDFARFLTTIEKIDSVVECHLVSGGYDYLVKFIAAGISEYQAVMERLVEMDIGIDKYFSFVVLKSPIVKSHLPLESIFNG, from the coding sequence ATGAAGCTCGATAAGATCGACATCAGGATTTTATGCGAACTGCAGAAGAACGGGCGCATTTCCAATGTCGAGCTCGCAGAGCTGATAAATCTTTCGCCGAGCCCGTGCCTGATGCGCGTCAAGAGGCTCCAGACGGAGGGTTTCATCACCGGCTATTCCGCCCAGATCGATGTCGCCAAGCTCGGACAAACTCTGACGGTCTTCGCCGAAATCACCCTGAAGAATCACCGGCAGATCGATTTCGCGCGCTTTCTCACGACGATCGAAAAGATCGATTCGGTGGTCGAATGCCATCTGGTTTCGGGCGGGTACGACTATCTCGTCAAGTTCATCGCCGCGGGAATCAGCGAATATCAGGCTGTCATGGAACGCCTGGTCGAGATGGATATCGGCATCGACAAATACTTCAGCTTTGTCGTGCTGAAGTCCCCGATCGTGAAATCCCACCTGCCGCTCGAAAGTATCTTCAATGGCTAA
- a CDS encoding aspartate aminotransferase family protein has protein sequence MLSNSLIELDRAHLIHPVSSYRSHEAMGVRVLKSGKGATLTDAAGRQLLDGFAGLWCVNAGYGQDSIVEAATRQLRELPYATGYFGLGSDPAIRLAARLAELAPGDLNHVYFTLGGSDAIDSTIRFIRYYYHSKGRPRKDQFISVESGYHGSSTAGAGLTALPAFHAGFGVPHSWQHKIPSHYAYRNPVGSSPQAIIAASVAALRAKIAELGAERVAAFYVEPIQGSGGVLVPPPSWLKAMHTVCKEHDILFVVDEVITGFGRVGPLFACEGDDVVPDLMTTAKGLTSGYVPMGAVLMSDRVYNTIADGAGKTAVGHGYTYSAHPVSAAVGLACLDLYQNGLLENGRKAGKRLMEGLCALADHPLVGDVRGRGMLAAVELVIDKELKTPLPAEADAARRIFDRAWDNGLVIRAFAQGVLGYAPPLCCTDDDIDGIIERTKTTLDQTLEDKDVRAAMKG, from the coding sequence ATGTTGAGCAACTCGCTAATTGAGCTCGATCGCGCGCATCTGATTCACCCGGTCTCTTCTTATCGAAGCCACGAGGCGATGGGCGTCCGCGTGCTGAAGTCAGGCAAGGGCGCGACGCTGACCGATGCTGCGGGACGTCAATTGCTGGACGGCTTTGCGGGTCTGTGGTGTGTCAATGCCGGCTACGGACAGGATAGCATCGTTGAAGCGGCTACAAGGCAGTTACGCGAACTGCCTTACGCGACGGGCTACTTCGGGTTGGGCTCCGACCCGGCCATCCGGTTGGCCGCAAGGCTGGCTGAGTTGGCGCCTGGCGATCTGAACCATGTCTACTTCACGCTGGGTGGCTCCGATGCCATCGACAGTACCATCCGCTTCATCAGGTACTACTATCATTCCAAAGGGAGGCCGCGGAAGGACCAGTTCATTTCCGTCGAGTCTGGCTACCATGGATCGTCGACGGCAGGGGCTGGCTTGACGGCGCTGCCCGCCTTTCATGCGGGCTTTGGGGTGCCCCACAGCTGGCAACACAAGATCCCCTCGCACTATGCCTATCGCAATCCTGTTGGTTCGTCTCCCCAGGCTATCATTGCGGCGTCGGTCGCTGCTCTGCGGGCCAAGATCGCCGAACTCGGCGCCGAACGGGTCGCCGCCTTCTATGTCGAGCCGATACAGGGGTCAGGAGGCGTCCTCGTTCCGCCGCCGTCCTGGTTGAAGGCCATGCATACTGTCTGCAAGGAGCACGATATTCTGTTCGTCGTCGATGAGGTCATCACCGGCTTTGGCCGTGTCGGTCCGCTCTTCGCCTGTGAAGGGGATGACGTCGTGCCGGATCTCATGACCACGGCAAAGGGGCTGACTTCGGGCTATGTGCCGATGGGCGCCGTTCTCATGTCCGATCGGGTCTACAACACGATTGCCGATGGCGCCGGCAAGACCGCTGTCGGCCACGGCTACACTTATTCCGCACATCCCGTCAGCGCGGCGGTCGGGCTCGCCTGCCTCGACCTTTACCAAAATGGTCTGCTGGAGAACGGCCGGAAGGCGGGGAAGCGTCTGATGGAAGGCCTTTGCGCGCTTGCCGATCATCCGCTCGTCGGCGATGTCCGTGGCCGCGGCATGCTGGCCGCAGTCGAGCTCGTGATCGATAAGGAGCTCAAGACGCCCCTACCAGCGGAAGCCGATGCGGCGCGCCGCATCTTCGACCGCGCATGGGACAATGGTCTCGTGATCCGCGCCTTCGCGCAAGGCGTGCTGGGCTACGCGCCGCCGCTGTGCTGCACGGATGACGATATCGACGGCATTATTGAGCGGACAAAGACCACGCTCGACCAGACTCTCGAAGACAAGGATGTCCGCGCGGCGATGAAGGGATGA
- a CDS encoding haloacid dehalogenase type II, with translation MATFRPKYITFDCYGTLTNFDMAGAATRVYGSELSAAAMARLIKDFSAYRLDEVLGAWKPYFEVVHNALERACKRNGIVFQPEHAQRINQEIHTWGPHADVPAGLAKVAKEIPLVILSNSMNNLIMSNVEKLGAPFHMVITAEETGAYKPHMKGFEYMLDKLGCGPEDITHVSSSFRYDLMTAYDLGIKSKVWVNRGHEPANPFYEYTEASGIGGLAAAVGLEPLRKSA, from the coding sequence ATGGCGACGTTCAGACCCAAATACATCACCTTCGACTGCTACGGCACGCTGACCAATTTCGACATGGCCGGCGCCGCGACCCGTGTCTATGGTTCGGAGCTTTCTGCCGCGGCGATGGCAAGGCTCATCAAGGACTTTTCAGCCTATCGTCTGGACGAGGTTCTCGGTGCCTGGAAGCCGTACTTCGAGGTGGTGCACAACGCGCTGGAGCGCGCCTGCAAGCGCAACGGTATCGTCTTTCAGCCGGAGCATGCCCAGCGAATCAATCAAGAGATCCACACGTGGGGTCCACATGCTGACGTCCCGGCTGGTCTGGCCAAGGTTGCCAAAGAGATCCCGCTGGTCATCTTGTCGAACTCCATGAACAACCTCATCATGTCCAACGTGGAGAAGCTCGGCGCTCCCTTCCACATGGTCATCACGGCCGAGGAGACTGGCGCCTACAAGCCGCACATGAAAGGCTTCGAATACATGCTCGACAAGCTGGGCTGCGGCCCGGAAGATATCACCCACGTCTCCTCCTCGTTCCGCTACGATCTGATGACCGCCTACGATCTGGGTATCAAGAGCAAGGTATGGGTGAACCGCGGTCACGAGCCGGCGAACCCCTTCTATGAATACACCGAGGCCTCTGGCATAGGCGGCTTGGCTGCCGCAGTCGGGCTGGAGCCTCTTCGCAAAAGCGCCTGA